GGCGCGGGCATTACGCACCTTGGCGCCCCGTAGCGTGTAGAGGTTGTGCAGTGTGTGGTTGGAGTTTTCTGCCGCAGTAAGCGCCTTCAGCTCCGGGATATAGAAGTGCATTTCAGACGGCGCCTCGGACCCGGGCGCGAGGATAAATTCAAACGTCAGGCCATCGAGCTTTATCTGTTGCCCGTCCCTGGTGATGGTATCCGTGGGCTCAATCAATGTTGCCGTGCCAACAGATGTTCCCAACCCCAGGCCGGTCCCCAGGCTACCCCGAGGGTCCTTGGGTAGCAGGTTACCGTACATGAAGCTCGCGCGGCGCGACATATGATTACCCGCAAATACGTTCTCACTCACCGCCTCGTCCACGAAACCGTCCGGGGCGATGATTTTGACTTTTCCGGCGGTTACATCCTCCTCATCCACCACTCCACGCACACCACCATAGTGATCGATATGGCTATGGGTGTAGATGACGCCTACCACCGGCTTATCTCCCCGGTGTTCACGATACAGATCCAGTGCTGCTTTGGCGGTCTCAGCGGAAATCAGCGGGTCCATCACCACAACCCCTTTATCGCCCTCGATAAAGGTAATGTTTGACAGGTCGGCACTACGCACCTGATAGATCCGAGGAGAGACTTCGTAAAGTCCACCTTCGGAGAGCAATTGCAGCTGGCGCCAAAGACTGGGGTTTACGGACTCAGGAGCGTCCTTCCCCTCGGCAAAGTCGTATGCACCAAGATCCCAGACCGGCTCGCCTTGCGCATTCTTGATCACGCCGCCATTCGGTAGGGGCGCGATGAAACCCCGCTTTACATCCTCGAAATCCTGCCGATCCTTGAACGGCAGTTTTTTCAGCACCGCCGCATTGGCGTTGGCGGTTACCTCGGTGGGCGCCTTTGCATCCTTCGCATCCTGCGCGTAACTACTTGATAGGAACAGTAATCCAGCTGTTGCCGAAAACACTAGCCCCAGCATTCGGGCGAAATAACGCATTCTCGCCTGCCTCCCGACACTGATTAGAAACGATGGTGTAACTCCGTCGTTAATGTATAGCCGAGGCTGCTGCCAGACGCGTGAATCAGCACTCGCCGCCAACTGCCAGTGTCATTGATCCCTTTCTGTTATCGTTTAGTCCTCCTCGAAGGAGACATAAAACTCCACCAGTGCGTCGATCAACGCCCGCACAGAAGGCAGTAGACCGCGGCGCGACGGGAAGACCACATGGATGATATCCCGATGCAGCTCCCAGTCCGGCAGCAACCGCACCAGGCTGCCATTGCGCAGCTCTTCCTCGACCACCAGGATCGGCAGCTGTACCAGGCCCACGCCAGCCACGGATGCTTTACGCAGTGCAATCATATCCGTGGTGACATAGCGCGGCGTATGGTACACCGTCGATTCCTCGCCGTTTTTTCCGTACAGCGTCCAGCTGTAACTGTTCTGCGGGCTGCCCAGCCCGAGGCTGGGCCAGCTGTTGAGATCCGCTGGCATCAAAGGCAGACCGAACTTCCCCACCAATTGCGGACTGGCCACCAGGCAAAGGCCGCGGTCGGAAAGCACGCGCATCACCAGGTCGCTATCCTCCAGCGGCGGCGGGCGCACGCGAATCGCGACGTCGACCCCCTCCCCGAGCAGATCGACGCGGCGGTTGGTGGCCTCGAGGTGCACGGTTATCTTCGGGTGCCTGGCCATAAAATCGGCGAGCATACCGCCGATATGCGCGTGCAGCAGGGCGATGGGGCACGTCAGGCGGATGACACC
The Microbulbifer celer DNA segment above includes these coding regions:
- a CDS encoding LysR family transcriptional regulator is translated as MQDLNDLYYFVQAVDHGGFAPAGRALGIPKSKLSRRIAALEERLGARLLHRSTRHCSVTEIGQTYYEHCKAMLVEAEAAQAAIDSVQAEPAGVIRLTCPIALLHAHIGGMLADFMARHPKITVHLEATNRRVDLLGEGVDVAIRVRPPPLEDSDLVMRVLSDRGLCLVASPQLVGKFGLPLMPADLNSWPSLGLGSPQNSYSWTLYGKNGEESTVYHTPRYVTTDMIALRKASVAGVGLVQLPILVVEEELRNGSLVRLLPDWELHRDIIHVVFPSRRGLLPSVRALIDALVEFYVSFEED